A single genomic interval of Streptomyces sp. 1222.5 harbors:
- the tilS gene encoding tRNA lysidine(34) synthetase TilS encodes MGPHPAVAAIRLAVRRVLHDLLNDLQTPGAHPDRPAERPPSPLVLVACSGGADSMALASALAFEAPRLGIRAGGVTVDHGLQPGSDLRADEVVLRLRGLGLDPVESVAVTVGRDGGPEAAARDARYAALDALAERHGAAAVLLGHTRDDQAETVLLGLARGSGIRSLSGMAAVSGAGGRYRRPFLHVDRQTARKACMVQSLPVWDDPHNADPAYTRSRLRHEGLPALEKALGKGVVEALARTAQLSRDDADALDSWASQAESSVRDAGGLLECAKLYALPPAVRRRILRRAAIEAGAPAGSLFARHIEEVDRLITGWRGQGAINLPGKVVAQRQGGRLVIRQG; translated from the coding sequence ATGGGTCCCCATCCTGCGGTCGCGGCGATACGCCTGGCGGTTCGCCGCGTACTCCACGACCTCCTCAACGACCTGCAGACCCCCGGCGCGCACCCGGACCGACCGGCCGAGCGGCCCCCCTCCCCGCTCGTGCTCGTCGCGTGCTCCGGCGGCGCCGACTCCATGGCGCTCGCCTCCGCCCTCGCCTTCGAGGCCCCCAGGCTCGGCATCCGAGCGGGCGGTGTCACCGTCGACCACGGCCTCCAGCCCGGATCCGACCTCCGCGCCGACGAAGTGGTCCTGCGCCTGCGTGGACTCGGCCTCGACCCCGTCGAGTCCGTCGCCGTGACCGTCGGCCGCGACGGAGGGCCCGAGGCCGCCGCCCGCGACGCCCGCTACGCCGCCCTGGACGCGCTGGCCGAACGCCACGGCGCCGCGGCCGTCCTGCTCGGCCACACCCGGGACGACCAGGCCGAGACCGTCCTGCTGGGCCTCGCCCGCGGCTCCGGCATCCGCTCCCTGTCCGGGATGGCCGCGGTCTCGGGGGCCGGCGGCCGTTACCGGCGGCCCTTCCTGCACGTCGACCGCCAGACCGCCCGCAAGGCCTGCATGGTCCAGTCCCTGCCCGTCTGGGACGACCCGCACAACGCCGACCCGGCCTACACCCGCTCCCGGCTCCGGCACGAAGGCCTGCCCGCCCTGGAGAAAGCTCTCGGCAAGGGTGTCGTCGAGGCGCTCGCCCGCACCGCCCAGCTCTCCCGCGACGACGCCGACGCCCTCGACAGCTGGGCCAGTCAGGCCGAGTCCTCCGTACGGGACGCCGGCGGGCTGCTGGAGTGCGCGAAGCTCTACGCCCTGCCGCCCGCCGTACGCCGCCGCATCCTGCGCCGGGCCGCCATCGAGGCAGGTGCGCCGGCCGGTTCGCTGTTCGCCCGGCACATCGAGGAAGTCGACCGTCTGATCACCGGCTGGCGCGGCCAGGGAGCCATCAATCTCCCGGGCAAAGTCGTGGCCCAGCGGCAGGGTGGCAGACTGGTGATTCGGCAGGGCTGA
- the dacB gene encoding D-alanyl-D-alanine carboxypeptidase/D-alanyl-D-alanine-endopeptidase, translating into MRRIASAVRPRLARAAAAAGPRVARLAKAVRPRPAPRPRTARTWQYTAGAATAGLALAAGVVTVAGPWDANGQRTAERERAAALERSGGTDHGRSGTAAGGPRPAPSAAPVLTGLGGTDGAVGTTNDAAGGKPFADVLGPLLDAPALGGTRTAAVVDVTTGKRLYATDAGKALTPASTTKIATAVAALSALGPDHRLTTRAALEPDTGELVLVGGGDPTLTARAKSDGWASLRTLATGTAKALRARGIGEVTLSYDTTLYSGPAQHPIGVNENLAPVSALIADEGRTDDSVSGPATRVTDPAKDAAGKFAGFLADAGIKTTSPGTSKATTRAQTLATVSSPPLAALVERMLTNSDNDIAEALARQTALTSGEPAGFAGGAKAVSARLTKLGLPMSGASFHDGSGLDRNDKLTAELLTALLVEAGNPERPGLRPVLTGLPVAGFTGTLARRYTDGASGVVRAKTGTLTGVNTLAGTVVDTDGHLLAFAFLASGTTNPLEAQAALDTTATALAACGCR; encoded by the coding sequence GTGAGGCGGATCGCGAGCGCCGTACGACCGCGGCTGGCGCGGGCCGCGGCCGCCGCGGGGCCGCGGGTCGCGCGGCTGGCGAAGGCCGTCCGTCCGCGGCCGGCGCCCCGTCCGAGGACGGCCAGGACCTGGCAGTACACCGCGGGCGCCGCCACCGCCGGCCTGGCACTGGCCGCCGGCGTGGTGACCGTGGCCGGCCCCTGGGACGCCAACGGTCAGCGTACGGCCGAGCGGGAACGGGCCGCCGCCCTTGAGCGGTCAGGTGGCACAGATCACGGCCGCTCCGGCACCGCGGCGGGCGGACCCCGCCCGGCTCCGAGCGCCGCACCCGTCCTGACCGGCCTGGGCGGCACCGACGGCGCCGTCGGCACCACGAACGACGCCGCCGGCGGAAAACCCTTCGCCGACGTCCTCGGGCCCCTCCTGGACGCCCCCGCCCTGGGCGGCACCCGCACGGCCGCCGTCGTCGACGTGACCACCGGCAAGCGCCTCTACGCCACCGACGCCGGCAAGGCCCTCACCCCCGCCTCCACCACCAAGATCGCCACCGCCGTCGCCGCCCTGTCCGCCCTCGGTCCCGACCACCGACTCACCACCCGCGCCGCCCTCGAACCCGACACCGGCGAACTCGTCCTGGTCGGCGGCGGCGACCCCACCCTCACCGCCCGCGCGAAGTCCGACGGCTGGGCGAGCCTGCGCACCCTGGCCACCGGCACCGCGAAGGCACTCCGCGCGCGCGGCATCGGCGAGGTCACCCTGTCGTACGACACGACGCTCTACTCCGGGCCCGCCCAGCACCCCATCGGCGTCAACGAGAACCTCGCCCCCGTCAGCGCCCTCATCGCCGACGAGGGCCGCACCGACGACTCCGTCAGCGGACCGGCGACTCGCGTGACCGACCCCGCGAAGGACGCGGCGGGCAAGTTCGCCGGCTTCCTCGCCGACGCCGGCATCAAGACCACGTCCCCCGGCACCTCCAAGGCCACCACCCGCGCCCAGACCCTCGCCACCGTCTCCTCGCCCCCGCTGGCAGCCCTGGTCGAACGCATGCTGACCAACAGCGACAACGACATCGCCGAGGCGCTCGCCCGCCAGACCGCGCTCACCAGCGGCGAGCCCGCAGGCTTCGCCGGCGGCGCCAAGGCGGTCTCCGCCCGGCTGACCAAACTGGGCCTGCCGATGTCCGGGGCCTCCTTCCACGACGGCAGCGGACTCGACCGCAACGACAAGCTGACCGCCGAACTGCTCACCGCCCTCCTGGTCGAGGCCGGTAACCCCGAGCGCCCCGGCCTGCGCCCCGTCCTCACCGGTCTCCCCGTCGCGGGCTTCACCGGCACCCTCGCCCGCCGCTACACCGACGGCGCGTCCGGCGTCGTACGCGCCAAGACCGGCACCCTGACCGGCGTGAACACCCTCGCGGGCACCGTCGTCGACACCGACGGCCACCTCCTCGCCTTCGCCTTCCTGGCCTCCGGCACGACGAACCCCCTGGAGGCCCAGGCGGCCCTCGACACCACGGCCACGGCCCTGGCGGCCTGCGGCTGCCGATGA
- a CDS encoding zinc-dependent metalloprotease produces MTGFGGTASSGMVDWNLAVATATRLVRPGPDVSRDEARAVVAELRRHAKASEEHVRGFTRMTTEETHDTPVLVVDRPGWVRANVAGFREILKPLLEKMQERRAGSPGSAVLGAVGGKVTGVELGMLLSFLSSRVLGQYETFAPAGRDLPAGENGGGRLLLVAPNIVHVERELDVEPHDFRLWVCLHEETHRTQFTAVPWLRDHLEGEIQSFLAETDVDPMTFLERIREAAQSLAGGRPEGEEEDGGRSFVELVQTPAQREILGRLTAVMSLLEGHADYVMDGVGPSVVPTVAEIREKFQQRRAKGASRLDQALRKLLGLDAKLKQYRDGERFVRAVVGDVGIDGFNRVWTSPNTLPTKAEIAKPADWIARVHRRAES; encoded by the coding sequence ATGACTGGCTTCGGCGGCACCGCATCTTCCGGGATGGTCGACTGGAACCTCGCGGTGGCAACCGCGACACGGCTCGTACGACCGGGCCCCGACGTCAGCCGTGACGAGGCGAGGGCCGTCGTCGCGGAGCTGCGCCGGCACGCGAAGGCCTCGGAGGAGCACGTCCGCGGCTTCACCCGGATGACCACCGAGGAGACCCACGACACCCCCGTCCTCGTCGTCGACCGGCCCGGCTGGGTCCGCGCCAACGTCGCCGGCTTCCGCGAGATCCTCAAACCCCTCCTGGAGAAGATGCAGGAGCGGCGCGCGGGCAGCCCCGGCAGTGCGGTCCTCGGCGCGGTCGGCGGCAAGGTCACCGGCGTCGAACTCGGCATGCTGCTGTCGTTCCTGTCCTCCCGGGTCCTCGGCCAGTACGAGACCTTCGCCCCCGCCGGCCGCGACCTCCCCGCCGGTGAGAACGGCGGCGGCCGGCTCCTCCTCGTCGCCCCCAACATCGTCCACGTCGAACGCGAACTCGACGTGGAGCCGCACGACTTCCGGCTGTGGGTGTGCCTGCACGAGGAGACCCACCGCACCCAGTTCACCGCCGTGCCCTGGCTGCGCGACCACCTCGAGGGCGAAATCCAGTCGTTTCTCGCGGAGACCGACGTCGACCCGATGACCTTCCTGGAGCGCATCCGGGAGGCCGCCCAGTCCCTCGCCGGCGGCCGCCCCGAGGGCGAGGAGGAGGACGGCGGCCGTTCCTTCGTGGAATTGGTGCAGACCCCCGCCCAGCGCGAGATCCTCGGCCGTCTCACCGCCGTGATGTCCCTGCTGGAGGGTCACGCCGACTACGTCATGGACGGCGTCGGCCCCAGCGTCGTACCGACCGTCGCGGAGATCCGCGAGAAGTTCCAGCAGCGCCGCGCCAAGGGCGCCTCCCGCCTGGACCAGGCGCTGCGCAAACTGCTCGGCCTGGACGCCAAGCTCAAGCAGTACCGGGACGGCGAGCGCTTCGTCCGCGCGGTCGTCGGGGACGTCGGCATCGACGGTTTCAACCGCGTGTGGACCTCCCCGAACACCCTGCCCACCAAGGCGGAGATCGCCAAACCGGCGGACTGGATCGCGCGGGTGCACCGCAGGGCCGAGTCGTGA